From the Bacteroidota bacterium genome, the window CCCATTTGTACTTCTATTTGGAATATTACTTTTGGGGCTTCCTCAAATAGCCTGGCTGTTCTTTGTTGTGATGAGTGGTTTTACAATAGCATTTAATTTTTTCTATTTCAAAGAATTAAAAACTAAATAAACGAAGCCTTTGTATTTTTTGATATAAATCCTTTAATACGAATATACCATATACTTTAAAGCCTAATTGAACATCATTATTGGGAATGCCTGCTTATCAGTAGACAGTACTTCGTCTTATTAGTATAACGCCCCGGATAAGAGCGATAGCTTTTGCTTGCTGTGATTGTTGAACAAAGCTCTGTGGCGGCCACGCCTCAAGCGTGGACCCCACAGAGCTATTGTGAGCTATCACAGCAAGTAAAACTACAAGCGGATAGCCGGAAAAGGCGCATAAAAATCATTTTCAAAGACACCTAAAACCTTAATCAACACCTAATTCAAAAACTTAATCGTCAAAGGATAATGATACGGTCTCCCATCATTAACCTTAATTGCATTAACTATCGGATATATTACTGAAATAAGACCAATAATTACCAATAAGATGTAACCGATGAATATAAAAAACAGTAAAAAGGAAATGATACCCCATAGCAACATCGACAGCTGAAAGTTAATTATATCTTTCCCGTGTCTGTCTAAATCATAAATTTCATCCTTTTTACTCATCCAGATAACTATTGGAATAATTATTCCTCCCAATGATGGCAATATCAAACCTGCTAACTGAGATATATGAGTTAGCATCAAAAACTGATTATCGTATTTCATAAATCTTATCTAATAATTGTAAACTTTAAAGTTTCACAAGGTTATACTTATTCTTTTTAAAAGTAATATTCTTTGTAAAAAAAACAGGTGTTAATATGTTTTTAAATTTCCACCTGCAATTTGCATTATTTAATCGCTAGTTTTAATACATTTACACATAATATATTCATCATTCAAGCTATAAAATAAGTAAATGGCTATTATCACATTAACAAGTGATTTCGGGTTAAAAGACTATCATGTTGCTGCAATGAAAGGAGCTATACTCTCTGAATTGCCTGATGCAAAACTGATTGACATTTCGCATGAGATATCTCCATTCAACTTAATCGAAACAGCTTATATTGTAAAAAACGCCATCACTAATTTCCCTAAAGGGACCGTAAATATTATCACCGTAGATTCAGAATACAGTATCGATAATAAACTTATCGCAGCCAAAATTAATGATCAATACTTTGTAACAGCCGATAATGGTATATTATCATTTTTAAAAAATGAATTTTCAGAATTTAAGATATTTGAAATAAATATTGGCAACCAAAACGAGTCGTCTTCAGTACCTACTCTGGTAAAAACAGCTTGTCATATAGCCCGTGGCGGAACTATGGAAATAATTGGAAAACCCATAGCCGAAACTAAAGAAATGAAGGTTATGAAACCTCTAATCACGGATGATGGAAGTAAAATTATCGGAAGCGTTATTTATATCGATAATTACGGAAATGTTATCACTAACATTAAGCGCGACTTTTTTAATTTGGCAAAAGGAAATTATACAAATTTCGAAATAATTGCCAGAAATCATAAATGGAAAAAAATTCAAAATAAATATAACGAGATAGAAAACTTTAATTCTGCAAATAAAGAAATTAAAGACGGACAAAAACTGGCTCTTTTTAATTCAGCTGACTTTTTGGAAATTGCCATATACCGAAGTAACCTGAAAACTGTTGGAGGTGCTTCTACCCTATTGGGTCTTAATTATCTCGATACAATAACAATAAACTTTATTTAAAATGATTATTAGAATAGTAAAAATGTCGTTTAAAGAAGACCGCGTGGATGAATTTCGCGAAAATTTCATGAAACATAAAGACGAAATTATGAATTTTGAAGGTTGTGACCTTCTGGATCTTCTGAAAGTTAAAAATGAAGAAAATGTATATATGACATATAGTTATTGGGACGATGAAGAAAGTCTCGACAATTATAGAAATTCGGAATTATTTAAACGTGTTTGGACTCCTACAAAAGAAATGTTTAGCCAAAAACCTGAAGCCTGGACAATGGAAAGAGTTTTGGGGATTCATAAGTTATGAGTCCGTGTGAGTTAAAAAACGTAAACCTTGCCCTGAGCGTGGTTCCTGAGAGAAGTTGAAGGGAGTAACCAGTCCTTCGACAAGCTCAGTAACCGGTAACCAGTAACCAGTAACCAGTAACCAGTAACCAGTAACCAGTAACCAGTAACCAGTAACCAGTAACAAAAGTATGTTTGCAATTTACAAACGAGAAATTATAAAGTTTTTTTCATCTGCTATCGGATATTTAGTTCTAATGGTATTCCTATTGATAAACGGACTATTCTTCTGGTATTTCGATGGAGAGTTCAATATCCTGAATAATGGATATGCAAGTCTGGATAACTTCTTTAGAATAACGCCTTGGTTCCTGCTTTTTCTCATCCCTGCGCTGACAATGGGGATGATCTCGGAAGAGAAAAAACAAGGAACTATAGAACTGCTATTAACACACCCTATAAAAGAAAGTCAAATTTTCTTAGCTAAATTTTCAGCTACACTAACTCTAATTATTTTAGCTCTTTTACCTACTCTGATATATGTTTACTCTATATATCAACTTTCTGTACCCGTTGGAAATATCGATCTTGGAGCAATTGCAGCTTCTTATTTTGGTTTAATACTGATATCTACAGCATTTACGGCGATAGGAATGTTTAGTTCAACTATATCCGACAATCAAATAACCTGCTTTATTTCCGGAATACTTATTTCTGTATTGTTTTACTATTCCTTCGAACTCATTTCCGAAATTGATTTTCTTACATCAATTAATTACTCACTGAAACAGCTCGGCATGCTAAATCACTTTACAAGTATTAGCCGTGGAGTAATTGATTTCAGCGATATAATTTACTTCCTGAGTCTGATAGTTGTATTTTCAGGTTTAGCTATTGTTCAGATAAAAAAACTTAAGTGGAATAAAGCTAAACGCAAATCAGACTTAAGAAATATTTCAATACTGATATTATTTCTTATTCTGATAAATTACATATCTGCTTTTCTGGTATACAGATTCGACTTCACTTCTGATAAACGTTTTACTCTGAATAGCCGCAGTATATCAATAATTGAAGAAACAGATAAAGATATCCACATACAGGTTCTGTTGAGTGGTGATTTACCTACAGGCTTTAAACAACTTGAGGCTGAAGTTAAAAGAACTCTTGAAGATTTCAAAAATTACAACTCAAAGATAAGCTACTCATTTATAGATCCTTTTGAAGGAAAAGACAATCAACAGAGAGACCAGATTTTAGAGGAGCTGAATTCTAAAGGATTGAGTCCTATTAATGTTGAAATTAATAAAAAAGGTGAACGTAAATCAAAATACATATTTCCCTGGGCACTTATTAAAAAAGATAACAAATCTGTAAGAGTAAATCTCTTAAAAAATAAAATCGGAGCTTCGGCAGAACAACAACTTAACAACTCAATTGAAAACATTGAATATGCTCTGGTTGATGCTATAATAAAAATAAACACTAACATTAAGCCGAAAGTTGCTATTTTAAAAGGACATGATGAACTTAATGATGCATTTTTAGCAGACTTCTTAAATAGTCAACACGAATATTATCACTTTGAAAGATTAAAACTCAATGGTGAAACTTCGGTTTTCGAGCTTGAGAAAGTTATTGAAAATTACGATGCCCTGATGGTGATAAAACCGGGTAAACAGATAAGTGAAAAGGAAAAGCTACTGATAGATCAATACATAATGAAAGGAGGAAAAAGTATGTGGCTACTCGACGGTGCCTATGCCGATATGGACTCCTTGCTAAAAGATGGAAAAATGCTGGCCTTCCCCCGCGATTTGAATTTAAATGATATGTTATTTAAATACGGATTTAGAGTTAATGCTGACATTGTAAAAGATTTACAGTTTGCTCCAATAAAACTTGCGAGCGGAAATTTAGGCAATAATGTACAATATCACACTGTACCATGGCCATACTTCCCTCTGTCAATCCCAAAATCGAAACACCCTATTGTTAAAAATATAGAAGCTGTAAAATATCAGTTTGCATCTTCAATTGATACTATTTTATCACCTGAAGTAAGAAAAACAATTCTTTTAGAATCCTCTGAATTCTCCAAAACATTCGGTATTCCAAATTTCATCGACTTCTCCGAAATTCAGAAAGAGCTTAATGAAAATAGTTATAACGAAGGAAGGAAAATTCTCGGGCTTCTTTTGGAAGGTAAATTTAGTTCGGCTTTTAAAAACAGAATACTTCCATTCGCTGCCGCTAATTATACAAACATAAGTGAAGAAAATAAAATAATTGTATTTTCGGATGGGGATATTATTGCAAATCAGTTTCAAAACGGACAACCATTACCTCTTGGATATGACAAATGGTTTAATCAGCAGTATGGCAACAAGGAATTAATTGAAAATTCTTTGAGTTACCTTTTGGATGGCTCCGGTATTTTAAATATTAAGAAAAAAGAAGTAACACTACGACTTTTAGACAAAAAAATACTTCAAAAGGAAAGAACTTATTGGCAGGCAATCAATATTATTTTCCCGGTGAGTATATTGTTGATTTTTGCAGTATTATTTGTTTTCATCAGAAAAAGAAAATACAAAATTAATTAACACCAAACTTGTTAATAATTTATATTTGCAATGATTTATTAGTAAGAGATTTTAATTATCTTGAGCAATCATTTTTAGTATTAGATATAAATTTATTCAGGTAAATAGAATAAGCATGAAATCCCCCTAAGGACTAACGTTCATAGCAACTAGTATAATTATTAGTGGATAACATGTGACAAAAACATAAAATTAATATACACATGAAATTTTTAGTTTCCAGTTCATTACTATTAAAACACCTACAAATACTTGGGGGTGTTATAAGTAACAATAATACATTACCAATTCTCGATAATTTTCTTTTTGAGATAAAAGATTCAACCCTTACAATAACATCTTCTGACCTGGAAACTACTATGTCGGCAAGTATTGAAGTAGAATCTGAAACTGACAGTGTATTGGCTATTCCTGCAAAATTGCTTTTAGATACTCTTAAAACTTTCCCTGAACAACCACTTACGTTTATACAAAATAAGGATAATAAGACTATTGAAATTTCTTCTGATTTCGGTAAATATGCTTTAGCATATATCGAAGGGGATGAATTTCCTAATGCAGTTAATTTAGAATCACCATCAAAAGTAGAGCTTGCGGCCAATATTTTGAATACTGCGATATCTAAAACAATTTTTGCTACCGGAAATGACGATTTACGCCCTGTTATGTCGGGTGTATATTTCTCGTTTTCGCCCGAAGGAATGACTTTTGTTGCTACAGATGCTCATAAATTAGTGAAATATGAGCGTACTGATGCTACTGCCGAAGAGGAAGCTGATTTTATCATGCCTAAAAAGCCTTTAAACTTATTGAGAAATATTTTAGGGTCTAATGATTCTGATGTTTTGATAGAGTACAATGTTGCAAATGCAAAATTCACTATCAATAACATTGAACTTATTTGTAGATTAATCGACGGGAAATATCCTAATTATGAAGCGGTAATTCCGAAACAAAATCCTAATGTATTAACTCTTGACAGAAACAACTTCCTTAGTTCTGTTAAACGTGTTTCTATCTTCTCTAATAAAACTACACACCAGATAAAGCTAAACATAGCAGGTGCTGAATTACAAATTTCTGCAGAAGATTTAGATTATTCAAACAAAGCCGATGAACGTCTTTCATGTGATTATAAGGGAGATGATATGCAAATTGGCTTTAACTCAAGATTTTTAA encodes:
- a CDS encoding DUF4870 domain-containing protein, translated to MKYDNQFLMLTHISQLAGLILPSLGGIIIPIVIWMSKKDEIYDLDRHGKDIINFQLSMLLWGIISFLLFFIFIGYILLVIIGLISVIYPIVNAIKVNDGRPYHYPLTIKFLN
- a CDS encoding SAM-dependent chlorinase/fluorinase; translation: MAIITLTSDFGLKDYHVAAMKGAILSELPDAKLIDISHEISPFNLIETAYIVKNAITNFPKGTVNIITVDSEYSIDNKLIAAKINDQYFVTADNGILSFLKNEFSEFKIFEINIGNQNESSSVPTLVKTACHIARGGTMEIIGKPIAETKEMKVMKPLITDDGSKIIGSVIYIDNYGNVITNIKRDFFNLAKGNYTNFEIIARNHKWKKIQNKYNEIENFNSANKEIKDGQKLALFNSADFLEIAIYRSNLKTVGGASTLLGLNYLDTITINFI
- the dnaN gene encoding DNA polymerase III subunit beta gives rise to the protein MKFLVSSSLLLKHLQILGGVISNNNTLPILDNFLFEIKDSTLTITSSDLETTMSASIEVESETDSVLAIPAKLLLDTLKTFPEQPLTFIQNKDNKTIEISSDFGKYALAYIEGDEFPNAVNLESPSKVELAANILNTAISKTIFATGNDDLRPVMSGVYFSFSPEGMTFVATDAHKLVKYERTDATAEEEADFIMPKKPLNLLRNILGSNDSDVLIEYNVANAKFTINNIELICRLIDGKYPNYEAVIPKQNPNVLTLDRNNFLSSVKRVSIFSNKTTHQIKLNIAGAELQISAEDLDYSNKADERLSCDYKGDDMQIGFNSRFLIEMLASLESSDITLEMSAPNRAGILTPTDGLEEGEKILMLVMPVMIGA
- the gldG gene encoding gliding motility-associated ABC transporter substrate-binding protein GldG; translated protein: MFAIYKREIIKFFSSAIGYLVLMVFLLINGLFFWYFDGEFNILNNGYASLDNFFRITPWFLLFLIPALTMGMISEEKKQGTIELLLTHPIKESQIFLAKFSATLTLIILALLPTLIYVYSIYQLSVPVGNIDLGAIAASYFGLILISTAFTAIGMFSSTISDNQITCFISGILISVLFYYSFELISEIDFLTSINYSLKQLGMLNHFTSISRGVIDFSDIIYFLSLIVVFSGLAIVQIKKLKWNKAKRKSDLRNISILILFLILINYISAFLVYRFDFTSDKRFTLNSRSISIIEETDKDIHIQVLLSGDLPTGFKQLEAEVKRTLEDFKNYNSKISYSFIDPFEGKDNQQRDQILEELNSKGLSPINVEINKKGERKSKYIFPWALIKKDNKSVRVNLLKNKIGASAEQQLNNSIENIEYALVDAIIKINTNIKPKVAILKGHDELNDAFLADFLNSQHEYYHFERLKLNGETSVFELEKVIENYDALMVIKPGKQISEKEKLLIDQYIMKGGKSMWLLDGAYADMDSLLKDGKMLAFPRDLNLNDMLFKYGFRVNADIVKDLQFAPIKLASGNLGNNVQYHTVPWPYFPLSIPKSKHPIVKNIEAVKYQFASSIDTILSPEVRKTILLESSEFSKTFGIPNFIDFSEIQKELNENSYNEGRKILGLLLEGKFSSAFKNRILPFAAANYTNISEENKIIVFSDGDIIANQFQNGQPLPLGYDKWFNQQYGNKELIENSLSYLLDGSGILNIKKKEVTLRLLDKKILQKERTYWQAINIIFPVSILLIFAVLFVFIRKRKYKIN
- a CDS encoding antibiotic biosynthesis monooxygenase family protein, coding for MIIRIVKMSFKEDRVDEFRENFMKHKDEIMNFEGCDLLDLLKVKNEENVYMTYSYWDDEESLDNYRNSELFKRVWTPTKEMFSQKPEAWTMERVLGIHKL